Genomic window (Chionomys nivalis chromosome 7, mChiNiv1.1, whole genome shotgun sequence):
agccttgctagaggaagtacatcactggggacaagttttgaggtttcaaagccatGTACCATTtccagtttgttctctctgcttctggattGCGGTTAaatatgtaagctctcagctgtgCCATCTCTGATGCTATGAttccctgctatgatggactCTTAACCCTTTGCAACCAAAATGTCTGTgtgttgtcacagcaacagaaaactcaCTGTAAGACACCCCACATAGCCACAGAAATCTTGAAACTCACTGTAAGACTCCCCAcacagaagctgggcggtggtggcgcacgcctttaatcccagcacttgggaggcagaggcaggcggatctctgtgagttcgggaccagcctggtctccaagagtgtagtagggagctgcgggcctgcttttcgtcctgcccggctcctgcacggctagctttatacctgaaataattacacggaaactgtattcttttaaacactgcttggccctttagctctagcccttactggctaattctcatatcccgatcaacccatctcgaataatctgtgtagcaccagtcttaccgggaaagattcagcatgtctgacctggcggctggctgcatcgcatctgcctctgagaggagctgccctgcatctgagctcacttcctcttccttccagcattctattctgtctactccacccacctaagggatggcctatcaaatgggccaaggcagtttgtttattgacaaaagaccttcctccatcacaagagctagctccaagacaggctccaaaaccacagagaaaccctgtctcaaaaaaccaaaaaaaaaaaaaaaaaaaaaaagactccccacacagccacagaaatctttaaaagaacaaagaggaTCTTGTTTCCTAATTTCAGAATGTACTACAAGCTATAGTGACCAAAACAGTCTAATAGTAGCTGAGAATCTGTAGAACACTTGCCTCACACGGATCAGACTTTAACTTTGAGCcgtaacaaaaacaaagaaacagagagaatgaCTAAGGAGAGGTAAaccaattgaaataaaaaaaaaaatagtagaacaaatgccaggcatggtggcacacacctttaatcacagcactcagaaggtggaggcagatggaactcttgagtttgaagctagcctggtctacagtacaagttctaggacagccagggctacacaaagaaaccttgtttcagaaaaaaaaataattaaataataataaaaataaagcacgCTGAATATGGTAACAAAAGCCTGTATCCTGGCACTTGAGTGAAGACAGAATGATTGAGAATTCAAAGTCAGCTAGCTGAGCAgtgtggcccacacctttaatctcagcactctagaggtggaggcaggtaaatctcaaagccagactggtctacaatgtgagttccaggacagccaaggctacacagaaaaaccttgtctaaaaaaacaaaataaaacctataagctaggggctggagagagatggctcagtggttaagagcattgcctgctcttccaaagttcctgagttcaattcccggcaaccacatggtggctcacaaccatctgtaatagggtctggtgccctcttctggcctgcagacatacacacagacagaatattgtatacataataaataaataaaaaaaaaacaaaaaaaaaaaaactataagctaggtggtggtagcacacatgtttaatcatagcactggggaggcagaataggtcgatctctgtgagttcaaagtcagcctggtctacagagcaagttccaggacaggctccaaagctacacagagaaaccttgtctcaaaaacccaaaaacaaaacaaaaaaaaaaaaaaaaaaacaaggccaaAAAAAATAACCTATacataagaatatatattttgctatgtatatagtatatatatatatatatatatatatatatatatatatatacaaaaaaagtAGAGTAAAATAATTAAGTTGCAGGGCAGGGACATCAAGTTTATGCTacactttatttttgtattatcaacactttcaaagattttatttcagtAGTATGACCAATACCTTTGAGTGATCTGAAAGGAAATCTGGAAGGAGATAGACTTGTGCCAGCAGCTCAGTGTAATCATGACAACGGAAATAATAAATATGGGAAAGAATATTTTCAAGAGTGAAATCCTCCAAGGCTTTCTGATGTtctgaaacaaacaacaaagcaatCTGAAaacagtttagtttttcttttcctaattgTCTGACAATCACAGATATGTTATTTGTACCCTTGTAAAACAACATCACATCTAAAAGATGACAGAACCACCGTAGAATCGCTGTAAACTGTGCTTTGTTGACTGCtgatcttattattttttaatgttttctactGTTTCtttaagagttcttgctgctcttgcagaggacccaggtttggttcccagtaccctcaTAGCAGcttaccctaaccctaaccatcCATAGCgtcagttccaagagatctgatgtcACCTTTTAGTTTCCATGAACATCAGGTACAGGCATGACGTGcttacatacagacaaaatacctaatcacattaaaatatttttttatttaaatacattttaaaatgcaacagtttcttattttaaaaccaaACTTACTTTATTGTCTTTGATTGTATGTGTAATATACGTAGattcacaaataaacaaaattcttACTGTTTGTCTCCAGCTATTGATTTCCACTGAACAGAAGTCACGATTGaagtttctctttcttgtttttgaagaATACAAATTAAGAATTCAAAGGAAAATCCAGGGACTATGGGgtatggctcacacctttaattctagcacttggtgggcagaggtaagcagatctatgagttcaaagccagcctgatttacaaactgagttcaaggacaatcagggctacacagagaaaccctatattgaaaataaaacaaaacaaaaacaaaagcacaaacaaaagattttaaaagaaaaatgtcccaATGGAGTAATTTTCCCTTTAATACTCTAATCTTTGAATAGTAACACTATGAAATCTTAACACTGGATTTTAAAACATCAGTAtggtttggtatggtttaaaAAAGTCAGTATGGTTTAGAATTTATGGCCACCGTGGTCTACACTGAAAGCACTGGGACAgccatgtttaaaaaataaataaataaatttttaaaaaagcggGGAGGGTGcttagaaagatggctcagcagttaagaatactggctgttcttccagagcaaCCAGATTTGAGTCCTagaacctacatggcagctcacaacagacTGTAATTCTAGTCcgaggagatctgatgccctcttctggcctccaaaggcaatGTACACATACAGTGCATTCATACATTCAagaaaaacacccaaacacataaaataaaacaaagcgaGTTTGGTTTTGAAATGAGAAACTAATTACCacattctaaaatgtatttttttaaaaagattttaacgTGATTAGGTGTTCTGCTTGTACGTAAGTGCACCTTGTGTGTGCCTTgagcccactgaggccagaactGGAGCTATGAAGAGTTGTGTGCCTccgtgagggtgctgggaaccaaaccgagatcctctgcaagagcagcaagagcttttAATGAATGAACTCTCTTCAGTCCCTATGATGTATGTGATGGCTgacaagataacctgagttcaatctctaggaTCCACACAGTAGGAGAAACAACTCAAAttctctctgatctccacacatgagcatacacactaagtaaaatgagattttttaaaaagatttatttatttatatatatagtgCTTTGTCTACACGTGTCTGCACACCAAAAGAAGGCACGTTCCATTATagttggctgtgagctgccatgtgttgCTGGGAcgtgaactcagaacctctggaagagcaggtagtacttttaaccactgagtcatctctccagctcaacaAATGTCAGAAACTGTTTAACTTGGGAGTTTCAAACCAGTTAACCTACATAGTTCCAGGCCAATTTGGGTTACagagtaagatcttgtctcaaaaagccaaataaaaaacGACTTATGCTTTAacattacaaaacaaaaccaacaggaGGCTGCAGTGGGAGGTGCTCGCCTGCTCTGAGCAGGGCCCTGGTTCAACCCCTCGCGTGTGTATGCACAAGTGCGTGTGTACAGAGATTCATTCACACAGAGAACGGGGTGGAATGATgttcagtgatagagtgcttgaCTCACATTtccaaggccttgggtttgatccccaacattgcaaagataaacaacaaaacaaagtaaacaaaacaaaacatcacaaaAAAATTATCTGCacccagcagctcacagctgcagtcccagcaggtgggaaaaggaggcaggaggctcagcgCCAGATCATCCTCAGGCATACAGCACTACAAGGATATCCTGAGAACTAGACTTCAGGTTAGTAAACTCTGGCTTCTTCCAATACACACTAAgttagtaaaaaaacaaaacaaaccaacaacctTTAATTTTCTCATGCACCAATCATTAAAGCCTTCACATCCCAGTGCGGCAGCACATCTTCTGTCCATACAGGACTTTCAAGTACAGGTTGTGATGGGGTTAAGACATTTTAGACAGAATTATTTTGTCTTCTACCTTTCCAGAATCTCTACTGAAAAGatataacaaagaaaatagaatgtttttgtttgtaatgaactgtgtgtgcatgtttatatgcAAATGCCACAGTGCATCTGTGCATTTCAGGGGACAAttttcagttctcttcttctgttATAGCAGTTCTAGAGGTCAAATTCACATCATcaagcttggtgacaagcacctttacctactgagccgtcGCACTGGCCAAGGTGCTTACCTTCTCAATTATAAAAGTAAATCTGTTGTACTGGATAGGTGACTCAGAGGTGAAGGACGTGAGCtgtgctgggtgtggtgctgagcacctttaatcctgggaggtttggcaggcagacctctgggagttggaagccaacctggtctataaagtgagttacaggacagccaggactgttacacagaaaaaccctgacttgaaaaaccataaaaaaaaaaaaaaaattaattaaatttaaaaaagcaatggCTGCTAAGTTGGGTACGACACAGGTCTGCCATTCCAGCattctggaaactgaggcagaatgaTCACAGACAGCTAGGCTTCAGGGAGAGTACTGTTAACTAGGCAGAAGCTTCAAGTTTGGGACAACCTCTTACTGAAATGGCACAAATACAAACCGTCTTTCTCGTACAGAAGGAGCACTATGTGCTAACTCACCTCCATCCGTGTGTGCTCCTGCTATAAGGCGAAGGTGTTGAATGCAGGCAGTTGCAAGGGTTGCCACTCTATCAACCATAAAACTTCCCTCTGTGTCAATAAATACTGCCTCACCAGCCACTCCTCCAAAGCATTCTGGAATCTGCACATCCACTGCCAATTGCATACTGTCAAGAAATCAGTCAAATGACCGAATCATTATCATAACTATCAAAATGTCTTTTGTAATCTGCGTCTAATCATCAGCTAAACCATCAAGTTTTCTAAATACAAATGTAATACCCCAAGGCAACAGAGATGGCTAACTCTCCATAGCTCCAAATACATATGAATCCATAGATGCCTAGATTATAGTGCAGATATTACACAAAATTACGATTAAGTAACTCTTTGTGGTTTTTAGGTTTCTAGGAATTGgtttatattttctctctttttctgagttAGGGTCTGgaaatgtagcccaggctgagccTTCAACTCTCAATCCTTCTATCTCAATCTTCAGCCTTACTGTTATATTTACAGGAGTGTGTCACTACACCCAGGTAGAcatactttttttaaagatttatttgagccaggtggtggtggtgtatgcctttagttccagcacttgggaggcagagacaggcagatctctgtaagtttgaggccagcctagtccaggacagccaaggctacatagataaaccctgtcttgaaaaacaaatcaacaaaaaaaaaaagatttgttttatatatatatatagtgttctgtctgcatgtttgtgagccaccatgtggttcctgggaattgaactcaggacctctggaagagcagtcaatgctcttaaccaccgaaccatctctccagctcgacatatttttttctgttgacaCCAGGTCTTACTATATATCCCCGGCTGGTCTAACAATTGTTATATAGTCCAGACTGTCTTCCAACTCATAGCAATCCTGTTTCAGTATCCTGAGTGATGAGATTATAGGAGTATGTTACCAAGCCTGGTTCAGGATTCTTTATCATATACAAATCAACTTTAAAACATTTGACAAATATATCTCAGAAGCCAACTATCAGGAGAGAATCTGCTTACTCTAGTGACCATATTgtattataaaagaaacatttctgacATAAAAGCTGCTCTATCCCTTCACTAAGATGGTGCCTGAGATAATATGAACGGTAAGCTGATGGTTTGTTGCATGAAGTAGTAACACACACTTTTTGGTATTCTGACTACAAACTCACAGCACAATACTCTATTAGTTACATAAAACACTAAGTCCATACTTAAGAAGAGAACGTTCTTATTTTACCATAATTGTGTTTTCCCAACACCTGGTACACCACAAACTTCTGTCGTTTTCGTTAGGGGTATTCCACCCCCGAGAATGTTATCTAGGGCTGAACAGAAGGTGATTATGAAGCCCTGGGTGTGTTCCTGTTCAAGAAGTTCTAGGGCTGTGCACTTCTTGACTGTCACGGAAGTACCAGCACATCTTGGTTTATCTGCGAGACATTCTCTTCTTACGATCTGTAGAGTTTCTAAAGCTTCCTCTTTGGATATCCCaacttctgaaaataaaatcgggggagggggggactgaTATTAGAGATTTAAAAGTCTAACACAGAGCTgaatgtggtggctcacacctctaatctcagcactagcaagttccaggatagccaggactacacagagagccttgtctcaaaaacaaccaaacaaaagtcTACCTCGGTGATGAATTATCACACTAACTTCAAGGTTTATTTAATCGCTGATCAAACCCAGAGTCTTAGGCACGAGCAGCTAGTTAGTGCTCCACCTCTCAGTTACTGCCCTGTTAGCAACATTACTGctactaaaacttaaaaattagactaggggccgggcggtggtggcgcacgcctttaatcccagcactcgggaggcagaggcaggcggatctctgtgagttcgagaccagcctggtctacaaagggagttccaggacaggctccaaagctacagagaaaccctgtctcgaaaaaaccaaaaaaaaaaaaaaaaaaaaaaaaaaaaaaaaaattagactagGGGTGTGGCTCTAATTTTAAGTAGAGCGCTTAACTAGCATTTGCAAAGCTAACTGCAAAGCATTACCAAacacttaaacaaaacaaaacattacattCTGTCCTCTTTGGTGAACAGCAAAGAGCTGGGCACAGTGGATGACAGCAGCTTTACTCTTGTGTGCATTAAGGATGCACACTTAATGTACACACTTAAATGTAATCTGAAGAGCTCTGAAAAAACTGTTTGGGGTATTCCGTGAATCATAAAGGTCGTCCGTCGTCTTTCTAGGGCTTTCTCCTATTCCTTTCTCACCGAAGCGGCTCTATTCCTACTCTAATCCTTCAACTCTCAAATTCAAGTTCcatttccccccacccccagaattACATGGCTTGTCTGTTTTCCAATTCTAGAGCCATTATTACCCAACTCAGTTATCATGAAACCTCAAGAtgaaatattgtttttttaaaaaaaaaataaaaaaataaaaattggtttTTTTCATCTATAGATTAGACACTCTGGTTCAAGAGACTTCCTTTGAGCGTGAGGCAGTCCTCAAAGCATCCAGGAGGCGcggacacagaaaacaattagtCAATGTTTTTCCACATAGTTCCAA
Coding sequences:
- the Rad51c gene encoding DNA repair protein RAD51 homolog 3 isoform X2, whose protein sequence is MQRELVSFPLSPAVRVKLVAAGFQTAEDILEVKPSELSKEVGISKEEALETLQIVRRECLADKPRCAGTSVTVKKCTALELLEQEHTQGFIITFCSALDNILGGGIPLTKTTEVCGVPGVGKTQLCMQLAVDVQIPECFGGVAGEAVFIDTEGSFMVDRVATLATACIQHLRLIAGAHTDGEHQKALEDFTLENILSHIYYFRCHDYTELLAQVYLLPDFLSDHSKVKLMIIDGIAFPFRHDFDDLSLRTRLLNGLAQQMISLANNHRLAVILTNQMTTKIDKSQALLVPALDLQHCTSRPARRSPQFHFRSRLRDFEMLPSLLLRHRQERL
- the Rad51c gene encoding DNA repair protein RAD51 homolog 3 isoform X1, coding for MQRELVSFPLSPAVRVKLVAAGFQTAEDILEVKPSELSKEVGISKEEALETLQIVRRECLADKPRCAGTSVTVKKCTALELLEQEHTQGFIITFCSALDNILGGGIPLTKTTEVCGVPGVGKTQLCMQLAVDVQIPECFGGVAGEAVFIDTEGSFMVDRVATLATACIQHLRLIAGAHTDGEHQKALEDFTLENILSHIYYFRCHDYTELLAQVYLLPDFLSDHSKVKLMIIDGIAFPFRHDFDDLSLRTRLLNGLAQQMISLANNHRLAVILTNQMTTKIDKSQALLVPALGESWGHAATIRLIFHWEQKQRFATLYKSPSQKESTIPFQITPQGFRDAAITASSSQAGASLNFRKRSREREEEC